The stretch of DNA GTGGGGCCCAGATCGGGGCCACCATGCTTTTTCGAGCCTCCAACTAGCGTGGGAGCGATTGCGTTGGCGTGTTCGCGCCAATTATCTGCTCCGCGCCATCCATCCGACTTCATTAAGTCGTGTAACAATGCTCCGACAGTGGGAGGTTCTGCTTCTTGAGGTTTTGGCCACTCGAATCCAGACGCTAAATCTTTACGTATGCCTACAAACACAACTCGTGGGCGGAGCTGTGATACTCCAAAGTCTGATGCGTTTAATAGTCTCCATCCTGGGACATAGCCAAGTTTTTTAAGTTGAATTTCAACTTTGTTGCGGTAGTCATCAAAGACAGCATCGAGTAGTCCACGGACATTTTCCAGCATCACGGCTTTCGGGCGACACTCATCGACGAGACGAAGAGCTTCAGGGAACAAATCGCGATCATCCTCTGCTCCCAACTGCTTGCCTGCTTTTGAAAAAGGCGGGCAAGGTACCCCACCAGCCAACAAGTCCACTCCAGGATAAAGTAGCCCACTAAATTCACGCAGATCGCCTTCAATAACATTCCAGCTCGGGCGATTAAGCCTTAAGGTTTGGCATGCTGGCGGTTCAAGTTCAACAAGTGCTGCGTGATCGAAACCAGCCATCTCCAAGCCGAGTGCCTGGCCGCCGGCACCTGCGCATATTTCCAGCGACGTGAATTCGCTCATCCTTTATTCCTTTGGCGTTCAGCCTTCAGTACATCATGATCAGCCATCTTCCGTCGAATGGCTGGCCTGAATAAGTTTAGCAGATGGATGGGGCTGCCTGCAGGCAAATTACGTCAATTGATGATTTCTGATCTTTTGCTGTCATACCCACCAGCGGGGCGGAATAATCCAAACAGCTTGGGGCTGTTTGGACCCTTCGGGCTTCGTGCTGTCGCACTCGTTGCAAGTTGCTGACGCAACTTGTCGAACCAGATCGGTGGTTCTCATCCGCCCCTGGGCAGCACATACAAAAAAGCCCCGCTTAAGCGAGGCTTTTGTATGTGGTGCCCAGGGGCGGAATCGAACCACCGACACGAGGATTTTCAATCCTCTGCTCTACCAACTGAGCTACCTGGGCATTTCTCTGTCAGCGCCTGACTGCGCAACAAGGCGCGTATTAAAACCGCTGACGGCGCCGGAGTCAAGTCTGTGGCGGTGAAATATTGCTGATTATGTGTCTGAATCAGGGGCCACGTAGCCGCTGGCGGTGTCGTAGGCTTCGTTGTTCAGAAAGCGCTGCATTTGCTGCTGCAGGTACTTGCGGTCGTCGGCAGATGCCATGCTCAGGTGTTTCTCGTTGATCAGCATGACCTGCTCTTTCTGCCAGTCCTGCCAGGCCTGTGCGGATACGGTCTCAAAGATCTCCTGGCCGACCGGGCCGGGATAGGGCGGCGTCGGCAGGGCTGGCAATTCTTTCTGATATTTTTTGCAAAAAACCATTCTGCTCATTTTTACCTCACATGGGTTTTTCTGATGCCAGTTGTCCCAGCAGTTTTTTGACGGGCGCCGCAAGGCCTATGCGCTGGTCGCTATGATCGGGGTTATACCACAGGATGCCGGCAGAATCTGTCAGGTCGGGTTGTGGCTGACCATCTACCAGCACTGGCGTGATGTCCAGATGATAGTGGCTGAAGGTATGCCTGACCACTGGCCAGGTTTGCTGTTTTTCAATCATCCGGGTGGCCAGCCAGTCCTGCAAGGATGAGTCGTCGGCACATTCTGGAAAGCTCCACAGGCCTCCCCAGATGCCTGTTGACTGGCGTTGCTGCAGCATTACCCGGCCGTCAGTATCACGCCACATCAGCATATAAACGGATTTGACGGGCAGGGTCTTGCGCGGTTTGCTGACGGGCAGTCTGTCGGTCAGCCTGTGTTTAAATGCCAGGCAGTCCCGCAGCAGGGGGCAGATCTGGCAGTCGGGCCTGCTGCGTGTGCACACGGTTGCGCCCAGGTCCATCATGGCCTGTGTATAGGCGCTGTTGCGTATGTCGGGTGTTGCTGCCTCGGCCAACTGCCAGAGTTGTTTTTGGGCGGCGCTGGTGCCAGACCACTGATCAATGGCGTAGTAACGGCACAGCACACGTTTCACGTTACCGTCCAGGATGACGCCACGCTGCTGCATGGATAAGGAGAGGATGGCGCCGGCGGTTGAGCGACCGATACCGGGTAGTTCGCACAATTTTTCCAGGGTGTCTGGAAACTGGCCGCTTAGCTCCCCGGCAATAATGACGGCAGTCTTGTGCAGATTGCGTGCCCGGGCGTAATAACCCAGTCCGGTCCACAGGTGCAGCACGCTGTCCAGCGGTGCGCTGGCCAGTGACTGCACATCGGGCAGGTGCTGCATAAAACGCTGGAAGTAAGGGATAACGGTCGTGACCTGGGTCTGCTGCAGCATGATCTCAGACACCCAGACGCGATAAGGTGTGATGCCCTGTTGCCAGGGCAGGTCATGGCGGCCATGCTGATCGAACCATGTCAGCACGGCCTGGCTGTCCAGTGTCTTATGAGTGGAACTCACCTTCAGTCCTGAAACAGATTGCGGACTCTGTCGCGCAGCCGGTCCACCTGTTCGGTGATGACATCGGTAGCCCGGCGCTCAATTTCGTCACGGGCCATGCGGGCAAATACATCGCGCACCTGCTGCAGGTCGGGGCTGCAATATTGCAGCCCGGGGTCACTGAAAGCGGCTTCGCAGCGGACCGGCCAGGGAATGTTCTGGTAATCTTCGTTGATACGGATGCTTTGAGGTGCCGGCTCGCCCAGAAAGGTAAAACTCAGCCGGTAATCAAAACTGCCGTTATCCAGATCAATGCCGCCAGTACCGGCAACATCAAAGTTGTCCAGCCGAACACTGAGCTCCTGGTTTTCGCGAATACCATTGTTGAACATCAGCAGGGCGTCAACGTTATTAAAGCGTACTACGTCGGGCCACTGGGATGCCATATCGCCCTGCGGGTTGAGCACAGAAATGGCGGAGAACACGCGTTTGACCAGGGTGATGTCCACAGAGCTGTCGGCGACCTGAACCTGGGCGGCACCGCTGATACTGTCACGCAGGGCAAACACTGAATTGCCTTGCAGACTGTGGTTAGTGTTGGCATTGAAGCGGCCGGTAAAAAAGCCCAGGCGCTCTTTGTCGCGCGTCAGGGCAGCAGCGCTGATGTTCTGCAGCTCGGAATTCAGGTTGATTTGAGCAGGCTGGGTGCTGGCATCAACAACCAGGTTGGCATCGATAGTGCCTTCGTAAAAGCCGATCTGCCGAGCATCCAGATTGAGTGTGCCTCTTTGCAACTGCGCAGAGAAATTCACGGGCGCCAGGTTCATGCCGGCGTATGTCACTGACTCCAGACTATGATTGCCGCGCAGGTCAAAGTCGGCGAGCATTTCCAGCGGCAGCGGGGTGTCGATGGGGGCAGTGATATTGTCCGCCCCGTCAGCGACTGGTGTTTGCCTCTCCGGCTGGTTGAGCCAATCATCGATGGTGATGCTGCCACCCTGTAATTCATATCCGATCAGCATCTTGCGGGTATCAGTGGGGTAGAGCAGATCGCCGCGCAGCTCAATGGCGGAATCATTCAGGCCCAGCAGCAGTTCCTCCAGTGTCAGTCCGGCTGCATCGCCATTCAGTTTAAGGCTCTGCACAGTGACCTGCTGGGCATCGGGTGGCGGCATGGCAGCCTCATCGATGCGCATGAAATTTTCCAGCAGGTAGCTCAGGTTGAAGGTGTTGCTGCTCAGGTCTGCCTGCCAGCGCAGATTGTCCGGGAAGTTGCTGGCGCTGGCTGAACCGCTGATAACCAGCGGACTCATGGTAAATTGCAGGTTATTCAGTTGAGCCGTACCCTGCTGGTAATCAAACGCCATGCTGCTTTGCAGGGACATATCGAGCGTGCGACTGGCCACCTGATCGATCACCTGCATTGACATCTCTACGTCGAACGGCCGGCCGTTGACGTTGGTATTCCGGCTGATCAGGCTGGGGATCTGCACCGTGCTGAAAATGCCCTGCAGATTGTCCTGATAGTCCAAGCGGGTATTGGTGACGGTGATCTGGCGGATGTTGATATCAACCGGAATGTCGGTCTGCGCTGTGTTGGTGGTGTTTTGTGGTGCTTCTCGCAGCCAGTTGCTTTGACCGTTGGCATCGATAATCCAGTTGACATGCAGCCCGTCCGCTACAAATTCCTGGATATCAAGCTGTCCACGCATCAGCGACGATGGATCCAGCCGCAGGGCTACGTTAGAAAAAGAAGCCAGCTCCTGGGGGGTTACGCCATTGCTCAGGCGAACGTCCTGAATACTCAGGCCAAATACGGGGCGGAACGTCCAGCCGATATCACCGGCAATCTGCAGCTGCAGATCCGACTGACTGGCCACCACTGACTCGATGGCGGGGCGGTAGCGGTTTGGGTCGATGACCACAAACAGGATAAAAACCAGGGCCAGCGCAAAAACGATCAGGCCGGAAACTAAAAAAACGAGGTACTTCAATAGCTTTGACATGGTTGCAGACATCCCGTGGCAATCAGACAGCGGATGGGGATTGTCTCACGAAAGCGGTGTGGAGAGAAACGCGGGGGACGTAGACCGCCTCCGTCCCCAGCGCCAATCAATCAGGAAGCTGCTTCAATCGCGGCTTCCAGCTCTTCCAGCAGCTCCGGATCGGCAGAGGCCATCTGGATGATCTGGTTGTACTCCTGGATAGACAGGTCATTGTCTTCTACGGCTTCCTGCATCTCCAGCTGGGCAGCCTGCTGCAGGCCGTTGGCTTCAGCTTCGTCGGTGACCGATTGCAGCTGCTGCGCGTAGCGCATCTGAATTTGCATGATGTCGTTGTAGGCTGACACAAAATTTGATTTCAGCTCGGAAGTCAGCTCAATCTGCGGTGCCGCCTGGGGTGTGGGGGCTTGCTGGGCAGGGGGTTGCTGAGCCTGTAGCGAGCCGCTGAACAGGGCCATGATAAACAGAGCAGTAAGTGCAGTCATTTTCTTCAACATGAAATGTCTCCTGGTTTTTATGTATGTGTCAGGAGTCAATCAAGCATCGTGCCAGGTTGCTGAAATTTTTAAGCTGTTGAAAATGTTATTTTTTGTTTGGATGGCTAAAATTCTGAGCATGTGCCAATACGACACATGTGTCAGTGCGTGCGGCGATTATGACTCACTATGGCCTGGTTCTTCGCCCAGTTTTCGGTACAGGGTGCGCCGACCAATGCCCAATGCGGCTGCGGCCTGACGTTTGTTGCCGTCAAATTTTTTCAGAGTCTGCTGAATGTGTTGAAGCTCCAGTTGTGCCAGGGTTGGCCAGTTTTCGGTGGTTGCAGAGAGTTCGGAGCCTGTCTCTGGCAGCCTGGCTGTCAGACCGCCGCTGCGAATTTTTTCTGGCAAATCTTCAATGCGTAGTTGTTCGCCCTGGCAGAATGTTACCGCCCGCTCAATGGCACTGGACAGCTCTCTGACATTGCCGGGGAATGTATATTGGCGCATCTGCTGCAGCGCGGCGTCACTGATGCCGGCGATTTGGCGCTTCTGCTGCAGGTTAACGCGACGGATAAAGTGCGCAATGAGGATGTCCAGGTCATCGCCACGCTGGCGCAGTGCCGGGACCTCAATAGTGAAAGTTTGCAGACGAAAATACAGATCTTCGCGGAAGCTGCCCTGACGCACGTCTTCTTCCAGGTTGCGGTTGGTGGCCGCCAGGATGCGCACATTTAACTGCGTCTCCTGGTCAGCGCCGACCGGACGGATGCGTCCGTCCTGCAAAATGCGCAGTAGTTTGGCCTGCATTTCCAGAGGCATTTCGCCAATTTCATCCAGCAAAAGGCTGCCGTTGTGAGCTTCGGCAAACAGGCCGGCGCGTGTTTTGCCGGCGCCAGTGAAGGCGTTGGCGGTATGGCCGAACAGCTCACTTTCCAGCAACTCCGGGGGCAGGCCAGCACAATTGACGGCCACAAACGGGCTTTTTTTGCGGGCGCTTTCCTGATGCAGGGCGCGGGCCACCAGCTCTTTGCCGGTGCCGCTTTCGCCCGTGATCAGCACCGGACCCTCGGCCCGTGCCACCATGCGGATACTGTTAAACAGTGATTGCATCACCGGGCTGCGCCCCAGCATGCCATGAAACTCATGATCGCCCATGATGGCTTTGTACTGGGCCAGCTCGTCCTGCAAGCGGCGGTGTTGAATCACCCGCTCGGCACTGATGCGCAGATGATCCAGCTTGATGGGTTTGGTGAGGAAGTCATCGGCCCCCTGTTTAAGTGCGTCGACGGCCTGTTCGACGGTGCCGAAAGCGGTAATCATGATGAAGCCGGGAGGGGCCTGATCTCTTTGGCGAATAAAGCTGAGCAGTTCGAGGCCTGATTGTCCGGGAAGGCGCAGATCGCTGATGATCAGCCGGATGGATGCCTGTTGCAAAATTTTGATAGCGCTCTGAACCGTATCGCAGGACTGCACCCGGTAACCCGCATCAGTCAATTCATCAACCAGCAGCTCGCGTAGCGCCGTATCATCCTCAACAACAAGAATGCTGTCCTGTTGGTCTTTTTGCAAGGCTGTCATGCCGGGCGCTCCTCAGGCAGAAATATTACAAAGCAGGTTCCTTCCGCAGAGCTGCTGGCAAGTTCCAGTGTGCCGCCATGATCGGCAATGGCTGCCCGCGCGACTGCCAGGCCTAATCCGGTGCCCTGCCCGACCGGTTTGGTGGTGTAGAACGGATCAAACAAGTGCGCCTGTTCCGTCGGGTCAACGCCCTGACCGTCATCTTCTATTATGATCTGAGTGCCTGAATCACCCTGATGGGTAGTGCTCGCCCAACTGATCGCTACCCGTTTGCGACAGGCGTGCAGGGCATTGGCGATCAGGTTGGTCAGTGCCTGGTCAAAGCGCAGCGGATCAACATCAATGCGCAGCGAGGGACCGTTGATATCCAGCGTAACGTCTTTGCGTGACTCGGGGTTGAGCTCGGCAAGAGCACGCTCGCTGGCCTGCTCCAGCAGCGATTCGAGATCCAGTTTGGCGCGGTGCAGGGGATTGTCTCTTCCGTAGTCAAGCAACTGCCGGATGATGACTGTCATGCGTTGGCTCTGTTCGCGTATCTGCCTGAGCAGCCGTGATGTTCGCGAATCAGCCGGCGTATCCCGCAGAGCCTGCTGCGCCTTGCCATCTAAGGTGGCCAGTGGGCTACCCAGTTCATGGGCGACACCCGCAGCCAGGCGGCCAATGGTGGCCAGTTTTTCAGAGCGATCAATGCGATCCAGCATATTATTGATGCCCTGGGACAGTTCCCTGATTTCCTGCGGGCCATCGGCACTCAGCCGGGCATGATTGCTGCTGTCTCTGATTCGCGCCATGCCATCGAGCATGCGCCTGACCGGCCTGCCAAGCGCAAAATGGTGACCGGCGATGACCAGCACAATCAGCAGCAGACAAAGGGCGCCAAGTGCCAGCCAGGCGGTTTGTCGGACCATGGCAATATAATCACTGAAGTCACTGCCCCGGCGGGTGAGCTGCAGCAAGCCAGTAATACGCCCACCGGTATCCGTCAGTGGCACGAAATAGGAGAAAATCTCTTCATCGCCAGCCTGCGAGAACTCGCCAAGCTGATCGCCCGACGCAGCCAGCGTGGCGGCCAGCTCATTTTCCACGCGCGCCGCCCGGCGTCCACTGCGGGCAATTTCTTCGCCATTGGCATCATACACATAGGCGCCGTAAACCACGTCAATGTTAAACGCCGAGTTCAGCGCCTGATTGATCGATCCGCTGCGATCGCGCTCCATGGCGTGGCTGAGCGGCAAGCGAATAGCATGCGCAATCAGCTCGATATCTTCCTGCATGCGCTGATTGACCTGCTGCTCCAGCAGTCGGAGCGACCACGAGCCGGCCAGCGCCACAACCAGAACAACAGGTACCAGCACCCCAGCCAGCAAGGCCAGCCGCAAAGTAAAAGGCCGCTGCAGCGGCTTGGTGATATTCATTCTTATTTACTCTAGCAGCATGAGGTGGAAGAATCCAATATGGCGCGGGGGACGGAGGCGGTCTACGTCCCCAAGCGTGGGGACGTAGACCGCCTCCGTCCCCCGCGCCACCTAGACCGCCTCCGTCCCCCGGCGTATAATGCCCACGCTAATCTGACTTATCAGGAATATCTAATGTCATCACCATCTTCTGCCGGCCGCCAGGCCAGCGTAGAGCGCAATACCAAGGAAACCCAGATCCGGGCGTCCGTGAACCTTGATGGAACCGGCGAGCTGAAGTGCCAGACCGGTCTGCCGTTTCTGGACCACATGCTGGATCAGATTGCGCGCCACGGGCTGATTGATATGGATATTCATGCGGTGGGCGATCTGGAAATCGATGCCCACCATACCGTTGAAGATCTGGGCATTACCCTGGGCATGGCCTTTAACAAGGCGCTGGATCGCAAGGGCATCCGTCGTTATGGTCACGCTTACGTGCCACTGGACGAAGCTTTGTCGCGCGTTGTCATCGACTTCTCGGGCCGGCCTGGCCTGGAGTTTCATGTGCCGTTTACCCGCGCCTCGGTCGGTGGCTTTGATGTCGACCTTTTTTACGAGTTCTTCCAGGGGTTTGTGAACCACGCACTGGTTACGCTGCACGTCGATAATCTGCGCGGCATGAATACCCACCACCAGATTGAAACCGTGTTCAAGGCCTTCGGCCGCGCTCTGCGTATGGCCATGGAAATCGACCCGCGCAGCGCGGACGTCGTGCCATCCACCAAAGGCTGCCTCTGATCTGTAGCAGTCGCGATAAGCTAATTTGCCGGAACCGTTTACCATGAACAAAGTCGCCGTCATCGACTACGGAATGGGCAATCTGCATTCTGTTGCCAAAGCTGTGGAAAGCCTCAGTAGCCAGGTCCGTGTCGACGTAACCAGCAACGCGGCCGATATCCTGGCCGCTGATCGCATCATTTTTCCTGGCGTGGGTGCCATCCGTGATTGTATGGCGGAGATTCGCCGTCTGGGTGTGGATGACATCGTTAAACAGGCGTTGGCGCAGCGCAAACCGCTGCTGTCAATCTGTGTGGGCATGCAGGCCCTGATGGACAGCAGTGATGAAAATGGCAATGTGCCTTGCCTGGGGATCCTGCCAGGTGTGGTGACCCGGTTTGGCGGCGAAAGTGTGCTGCGTGACAGTGACGGTCAACGGCTTAAAGTGCCACACATGGGCTGGAATCGTGTGCATCAGACTGTAGGGCATCCGCTGTGGGCAGGCATCGACAACGGCAGCCGTTTCTATTTTGTGCACAGCTACTATGTGAAGCCTGCCACGCACGATCAGGTCGCAGGTGTCACAGAATATGGTCATGAGTTTGCAGCAGCCCTGTATCAGGACTCACTGTTTGCTGTGCAGTTTCACCCGGAGAAAAGTCAGCACAGCGGACTGCAACTGCTGAATAATTTTTTGAATTGGAATGGTGATATTTAATGCTGGTTATACCCGCAATTGACTTGAAGGATGGGCAGTGTGTCCGCTTACGCCAGGGTCGCATGGAAGACTCAACCGTTTTCTCGGACGACCCGGTGCAGACCGCCACTCACTGGAAAGAGCAAGGCGCACGCCGCCTGCATCTTGTTGATCTGAACGGTGCTTTTGCCGGCGAGCCGGTTAATGGCGGTATCGTCAAGGAAATTGCTGCCGCACACCCGGATCTGCCGCTGCAGATTGGTGGTGGCATCAGGGACCTGGCGACCATCGAGTCTTATCTGAACGCCGGCGTGCAGTACGTCATCATCGGCACTCAGGCCGTCAAGCATCCGCCTTTTGTAGCTGAAGCCTGCAAGGCTTTCCCGGGCCACATTATTGTGGGGCTGGATGCCAAAGATGGCTGGGTGGCGACGCATGGCTGGGCTGAAGTGTCAGATGTTAATGTGGTCGACCTGGCACAGCAATTTGCCGATGATGGCGTGGATTCCATTATCTACACCGATATCGCGCGCGACGGCATGATGCAGGGCGTCAATATTGAGGCGACCGTCCGTCTGGCCAGCTCATCCAGTATCCCGGTTATTGCCTCCGGCGGCGTCAGCCGCATGGAAGATATTGTAGAGCTGCTGAAAGTGGCCGACACAGAAACCGGCGGCGGCATCATGGGTGCCATTACCGGGCGCGCAATTTATGAAGGTGCGCTGGATCTGGCGGCGGCGCAGGCATACTGCGACCGATACTAATCACTCAGCAGCGGATCATTTTTTCAGAGAGTAATTGTATGGCACTGGCAAAACGCATTATTCCCTGCCTGGACTGCGATAAAGGGCGAGTGGTCAAGGGCGTCAAATTCGAAGACATCCGCGATGCCGGAGATCCTGTTGAGATCTCAAAGCGTTACAGCGATGCCGGTGCCGATGAAATTACCTTTCTGGATATTACCGCCTCCAGTGAAGGGCGCGAAACCACCGTGCATACCGTCAGTGATATCGCCAGTCAGGTGTTTATTCCGCTGACAGTCGGTGGTGGCATCCGGACCTTGCAGGATATCCGTACCATGCTGAACGCCGGTGCGGATAAAGTGTCCATCAATACAGCGGCTGTGCACAATCCTGAGTTTGTGCGTGAAGCGGCTGAAAAATTCGGTTCCCAATGTATTGTTGTGGCCGTGGATGCCAAAAAAGTGAGCGAGTCCGGTGAGCCGGATCGTTGGGAAATCTTCACGCATGGTGGTCGCAAACCGACCGGTCTGGAAGTGGTGAGCTGGGTGAAGCGCATGGTTGACTATGGTGCCGGTGAAATCCTGCTGACCAGCATGGATCGTGATGGCACCAAAATCGGTTTTGATCTGCAGTTGAACCGGGCTGTCAGCGATGCGGTTGATGTGCCGATTATCGCCTCCGGTGGAGTGGGCAACCTGCAGCATCTGGTAGACGGTGTGCAGAAAGGCGGTGCCGATGCCGTGCTTGCCGCCAGTATCTTTCACTTTGGAGAGTTTTCAATTCCGCAGGCCAAGCAATACATGGCCGATCACGGCATTGAAATGCGCCTCTAAAGCAGCCTGGATACCGAAACCAGCCTGATGCCGCTCTCCTGCAAGCCCGGCAGGGCCTGCTCCAGATAGTCCAGCGTTTCTGCATAAGGGTGGCCAATCGCCACTGCAAACCCTTGTCGCTGAGCCAGCGATACAGCCTGCTGAAAGGCCTGATCAATCGCTTCAGGTTCTCGAACATTATCAAGGAAGACATGGCGCCTTAGATTGGGAATGGCATTTTCCTGAGCTGTTTTACCGGCCACGCTGGCGCTGGTGGTCATGCTGTCGACAAAATACAGATCCTGCAATTTCAGTTCACTCATTACCCACTGCATGGGTTCGGAGGCCGCCGTGAGTTCGCTGCCGGTATGATTGTTGATGCCACGAACATGCGGTATGTCATCGATGGCTTTGCGCAGTCGGCTAGTCAGCGTTTCCTGGTCCAGGTCCAGAGTCAGCCCGTCCGGTCCAAGGTCCATGCCTGACAGGTTGCTCATGGGCGCATGCAGCATGATTTCTTTGCCGGCTTCATGGCCTGCCTCGGCCAGGCGTTTACCGTGCGGCGTAAAAGGCAATACGGCCAGGGTGACCTCGCCTGGCAGCTGCACAGTGCGCATACCGGCCTCGAGATTATTACCGATGTCATCAATGATAATCACCAGCATGGCCGGATTGGGGCCAATCAGTGGCGCGTCCGCATGAGCAGGCCATGGCAGCAGCAAGACAAGCGCAATCAACAGCCGCACTTTTTCAGTCACTGTGCGTCAGCGCTGAGACGCTGGCGGCCACTCTGCATAATGTGCCAGCCTTTCAGCAGTGTCAGCGCCTCATTCAACTGGTAGTCGCTGACAACGACCTGTTCTGATGAGGTGACCGGGCGTGGGCCGGCGCGTGTGTCGTCCTCGCTGCCAGGCAGATGGCCATCCAGATCGCGCTCAGAATACACGCCACGGCGATTCAGATTGCGGGTTACCAGGGCTTCGTCCACGGCAATATCCGGCACAATGCCTGACGCCTGAATGGATCGGCCAGAGGGGGTAAAGTATAGGGAGGTGGTCAGTTTCAGGGCGCGCTCATTATTCAAGGGCAGCACTGATTGTACCGACCCCTTGCCGAAGCTGCGTGTACCCATGATCACCGCGCGACCCTGATCCTGCAGAGCCCCGGCGACAATCTCGGCGGCAGAGGCGGTGCCGGTGTTGATCAGCACCACCAGCGGCACACCCAGGCTGGGATCGATT from Pseudohongiella spirulinae encodes:
- the hisA gene encoding 1-(5-phosphoribosyl)-5-[(5-phosphoribosylamino)methylideneamino]imidazole-4-carboxamide isomerase gives rise to the protein MLVIPAIDLKDGQCVRLRQGRMEDSTVFSDDPVQTATHWKEQGARRLHLVDLNGAFAGEPVNGGIVKEIAAAHPDLPLQIGGGIRDLATIESYLNAGVQYVIIGTQAVKHPPFVAEACKAFPGHIIVGLDAKDGWVATHGWAEVSDVNVVDLAQQFADDGVDSIIYTDIARDGMMQGVNIEATVRLASSSSIPVIASGGVSRMEDIVELLKVADTETGGGIMGAITGRAIYEGALDLAAAQAYCDRY
- the hisF gene encoding imidazole glycerol phosphate synthase subunit HisF; translation: MALAKRIIPCLDCDKGRVVKGVKFEDIRDAGDPVEISKRYSDAGADEITFLDITASSEGRETTVHTVSDIASQVFIPLTVGGGIRTLQDIRTMLNAGADKVSINTAAVHNPEFVREAAEKFGSQCIVVAVDAKKVSESGEPDRWEIFTHGGRKPTGLEVVSWVKRMVDYGAGEILLTSMDRDGTKIGFDLQLNRAVSDAVDVPIIASGGVGNLQHLVDGVQKGGADAVLAASIFHFGEFSIPQAKQYMADHGIEMRL
- a CDS encoding divergent polysaccharide deacetylase family protein, encoding MTEKVRLLIALVLLLPWPAHADAPLIGPNPAMLVIIIDDIGNNLEAGMRTVQLPGEVTLAVLPFTPHGKRLAEAGHEAGKEIMLHAPMSNLSGMDLGPDGLTLDLDQETLTSRLRKAIDDIPHVRGINNHTGSELTAASEPMQWVMSELKLQDLYFVDSMTTSASVAGKTAQENAIPNLRRHVFLDNVREPEAIDQAFQQAVSLAQRQGFAVAIGHPYAETLDYLEQALPGLQESGIRLVSVSRLL